In bacterium, one DNA window encodes the following:
- a CDS encoding metallophosphoesterase: MTTLPEGQGKRLIGADRYKFARICIETAGTWRDKRAAVIAAGYDEALATEGRVKAVLRDWPRLQARWGRDVAVSFGVREYTFGALTDEAGPDVRLPVFDGEPHLTGDWVVCGDLHLPTTDFALAERMLETARDLNMRRLLIVGDLCNFEAFSKFEHLVPPPDFETEVRIAVRLMAHFAGWFEEMVLVLGNHEHRLLKRTNGNISATMLGHILNAAGGKLHVSPYGHAIIESGGQVWRATHQRNYSRIKGRLADQLAQKYQSNVLSFHQHHVSVQRDSWNRYTIIDAGGLHDDSKMAYVKLTDSNMPVMARGFVLLVGGVGHLFTPYPTLTNWPVLVAGLKATRT; the protein is encoded by the coding sequence TTGACAACACTCCCTGAGGGGCAGGGCAAGCGGCTGATAGGAGCCGACCGTTACAAGTTCGCCCGCATCTGCATCGAAACGGCGGGCACCTGGCGCGATAAGCGCGCCGCAGTCATCGCGGCGGGTTATGACGAGGCGCTGGCAACCGAGGGCCGCGTCAAGGCAGTACTGAGGGACTGGCCGCGCTTGCAGGCGAGGTGGGGCCGCGATGTCGCCGTGTCGTTTGGCGTGCGCGAATACACGTTCGGCGCGCTGACTGACGAGGCCGGGCCGGACGTGCGCTTGCCCGTGTTCGATGGCGAACCGCACCTGACAGGCGACTGGGTAGTGTGCGGCGACCTGCACCTACCAACCACCGACTTCGCCCTGGCCGAGCGGATGCTGGAGACGGCGCGTGATCTGAACATGCGCCGTCTGCTGATCGTCGGCGACCTGTGCAACTTCGAGGCATTTAGCAAGTTCGAGCACCTTGTGCCGCCGCCGGACTTCGAAACGGAAGTGCGCATAGCCGTGCGCCTGATGGCTCACTTCGCCGGGTGGTTTGAGGAGATGGTGCTCGTGCTCGGCAACCACGAGCATCGCCTGCTGAAGCGCACGAACGGCAACATCAGCGCGACGATGTTGGGCCACATCCTGAATGCGGCGGGCGGCAAGCTGCACGTCTCACCCTACGGCCACGCCATTATCGAAAGCGGCGGGCAGGTGTGGCGCGCAACACATCAGCGCAACTACAGCCGCATCAAGGGCCGCCTGGCTGATCAACTGGCACAGAAGTATCAGAGTAACGTGCTCTCATTCCACCAGCACCACGTAAGCGTCCAGCGCGACTCCTGGAACCGCTACACCATCATAGACGCGGGCGGGCTGCACGACGATAGCAAGATGGCCTACGTCAAGCTGACAGACAGCAACATGCCGGTGATGGCGCGCGGGTTCGTGTTACTGGTGGGTGGGGTGGGGCACCTGTTCACGCCCTACCCAACGCTGACAAACTGGCCCGTGCTGGTAGCTGGGCTGAAGGCGACGCGGACGTAA
- a CDS encoding ASCH domain-containing protein: MIFQHTWQQVLDGTKTQTRRLRAQPPYVGRTYAVQPGRGKPAVGRIRITAIRQQRVQDITAEDALAEGLVCPDCNNGWITVYSATDMFGCSEVECGHAGLIDEYAQLWDTIHTKPGTRWADNPLVWVLEFERVGEGETACSKCGGAGTIGPGICSRCGGAGVGCVSDEN, encoded by the coding sequence ATGATCTTCCAACACACATGGCAACAGGTGCTCGACGGCACCAAGACGCAGACGCGGCGGCTACGGGCACAACCGCCTTACGTTGGCCGCACCTACGCCGTGCAGCCCGGACGCGGCAAGCCCGCTGTTGGTCGCATCCGCATCACAGCCATCCGGCAGCAGCGAGTGCAGGACATCACGGCAGAGGACGCGCTGGCTGAGGGCTTGGTTTGTCCCGACTGTAACAACGGATGGATAACTGTCTACAGCGCCACTGATATGTTTGGATGCAGTGAGGTTGAGTGCGGGCACGCGGGGCTGATCGACGAATACGCTCAGTTATGGGACACCATCCACACAAAACCCGGCACGCGCTGGGCAGATAATCCCCTCGTGTGGGTGCTAGAGTTCGAGCGGGTGGGCGAGGGTGAAACAGCGTGCTCGAAGTGCGGCGGGGCTGGCACGATTGGCCCTGGCATTTGTTCGCGCTGTGGGGGTGCCGGAGTTGGGTGCGTAAGTGATGAGAATTAG